A stretch of the Actinoalloteichus fjordicus genome encodes the following:
- a CDS encoding FAD-dependent oxidoreductase codes for MIIGCGVAGPVLAMFLQRAGIEAVVYEGRPEARDEVGAFLGIAPNGRDVLETLGIREEVEAVGIPSPRIAFLNHKAKVLGRNPQPVVTLKRGRLTKAVREAAEDRGIRVEWNKRLVDLTETDRDSVIARFADGTSAEADFLVGCDGINSEVRRRILPDAPLPAFTGTVGTGAYTRVPGLASTEGTMYMTFCLNGFFGYQVTDAGEVCWFENFHQKTEPGAAELAGISDESWQRRLLELHRNDHDPIPAIIAAKQETMVRYTVSEMPVLSTWHRGRVCLLGDAAHAMGPHSGQGGSMALEDCIVLAKCLRDIPDLSQAFATYQSIRKARVENVVKETRRNGDRKAPPGLLGRITRDLVLPFFLKNGVDLFTEIYQHHIEWDEKVLVNG; via the coding sequence ATGATCATCGGTTGCGGTGTGGCGGGCCCGGTATTGGCGATGTTCCTCCAACGAGCTGGCATCGAGGCCGTCGTCTACGAAGGGCGACCCGAGGCGCGTGACGAGGTCGGCGCTTTCCTGGGAATAGCACCCAACGGTCGAGACGTGCTCGAGACACTGGGGATTCGAGAGGAGGTCGAAGCCGTCGGCATCCCGAGTCCGAGGATCGCCTTCCTCAATCACAAGGCCAAGGTCCTCGGCCGGAATCCGCAGCCGGTGGTCACCTTGAAGCGAGGTCGACTCACCAAGGCGGTGCGGGAGGCGGCTGAGGATCGAGGCATCCGGGTCGAGTGGAACAAGCGTCTGGTGGACCTGACCGAGACCGACCGGGACTCCGTCATCGCCCGGTTCGCCGACGGGACCTCCGCGGAGGCGGACTTCCTCGTGGGCTGTGACGGCATCAACTCCGAAGTGCGGCGGCGGATCCTGCCCGACGCGCCCCTGCCCGCCTTCACCGGGACCGTCGGGACCGGCGCCTACACCCGTGTCCCCGGCCTCGCCTCGACCGAGGGCACCATGTACATGACCTTCTGCCTCAACGGCTTCTTCGGCTACCAGGTGACGGACGCCGGGGAGGTCTGCTGGTTTGAGAACTTCCACCAGAAGACCGAACCCGGTGCCGCCGAACTGGCCGGGATCTCCGACGAGTCCTGGCAGCGGCGACTGCTGGAGCTGCACCGGAACGATCACGACCCGATTCCCGCGATCATCGCGGCGAAGCAGGAGACGATGGTGCGGTACACGGTCTCGGAGATGCCGGTGCTGTCCACCTGGCATCGGGGTCGGGTCTGCCTGCTCGGGGACGCGGCCCATGCGATGGGTCCGCACTCGGGGCAGGGCGGCTCGATGGCGCTGGAGGACTGCATCGTGCTGGCCAAGTGCCTGCGGGACATCCCGGATCTGTCGCAGGCCTTCGCCACCTATCAGTCCATCCGCAAGGCGCGGGTGGAGAACGTCGTCAAGGAGACGCGACGCAACGGCGACCGGAAGGCCCCGCCCGGACTACTGGGCCGGATCACGCGGGACCTGGTGCTGCCCTTCTTTCTCAAGAACGGCGTCGACTTGTTCACCGAGATCTATCAGCACCACATCGAGTGGGACGAGAAGGTGCTCGTCAACGGCTGA
- the yajC gene encoding preprotein translocase subunit YajC: MESFIFPLLLLLLVLPLFLASRKQKRAMQEMQQLQSSLAPGDRVMTSSGLYGTVTDTAEDTIDVEIAPGVTTTWVRAAVREKVVTADELPESIDETDDSDDLERSLDADADTTKATDSADVTEDTVDAEKATSGAGAKSAEAGKTA, translated from the coding sequence ATGGAATCCTTCATCTTTCCGCTGCTCCTGCTCCTGCTGGTGCTGCCGCTGTTCCTGGCCAGCCGAAAGCAGAAGCGCGCGATGCAGGAGATGCAGCAGCTGCAGAGCTCCCTTGCTCCTGGCGACCGTGTGATGACCAGCTCTGGCCTCTACGGAACCGTCACCGACACCGCTGAGGACACCATCGACGTGGAGATCGCCCCCGGCGTCACCACGACGTGGGTCCGGGCGGCCGTCCGCGAGAAGGTGGTGACCGCCGACGAGCTTCCCGAGAGCATCGACGAGACCGACGACTCCGACGACCTCGAGCGTTCGCTCGACGCGGACGCCGACACCACGAAGGCCACCGACTCGGCTGATGTGACCGAGGACACGGTCGACGCCGAGAAGGCCACCTCCGGTGCGGGCGCGAAGTCCGCCGAGGCGGGCAAGACCGCCTGA
- a CDS encoding YibE/F family protein, which produces MNEDAPAERRPARRPERRRGAETARREADADAPSAEQAARRGARRGAGSVGHGHGHGHGPAGPSSSRVRLLLAVLLVPAALATVLGVLLLYPFGEQPRSESDLGFFQQPVNGEVVSAAVGSCQSGAEQASPDIGTNPDESECQVLEVRLDDGEAAGQTIGQVIAFEPSTPTFEQGDQVVLSYAGAEPTEPTSYRIVDFQRGGSLLWLAVLFAASVLLLARWKGLTALAGLAVSFGVLTTFIMPAILAGENAVTVAVVGAGLIMFVVLYLTHGISARTSAAVLGTLLSLALIAGLGILFAELTHLTGLDEETVNLITILGTDVDARGLLLAGVIIGALGVLDDMTISQTSAVWELRKANPSMGWRALYAAGVRIGRDHISAAVNTLALAYAGAALPLLLAYSLSGVDLSTLVGAQVVAQEIVRTLVGSIGLVAAVPITTALAALVITREPPGRAGTAEYDGPDDPDGRDAADPDEDAAADDGADAAPRPDSARPTAASGGARQTRGAGRTATVRPERPGTRSRTTAPPAEAPTAGPSDTPPRGAVSREAAGPQAASRGRAADDGGAGAADEPPPREGRPRPDRGRRAGPPETGADPRSAAAAGEPAQQSRDTTTRRPQRPRRPPPDGAPR; this is translated from the coding sequence ATGAACGAGGACGCCCCTGCCGAACGCAGACCGGCCCGACGTCCCGAGCGGCGGCGCGGCGCCGAGACAGCACGGCGAGAGGCCGATGCGGACGCGCCCTCGGCGGAGCAGGCCGCGCGACGCGGCGCACGACGCGGCGCGGGCTCCGTGGGGCACGGCCACGGCCACGGGCACGGCCCCGCCGGGCCGTCGTCCTCGCGGGTCCGCCTCCTGCTGGCCGTGCTGCTGGTCCCGGCCGCACTCGCCACCGTGCTGGGGGTGCTGCTGCTCTATCCCTTCGGCGAGCAGCCCCGCTCGGAGAGCGATCTGGGCTTCTTCCAGCAGCCGGTGAACGGCGAGGTCGTCTCCGCAGCCGTGGGGAGCTGTCAGTCCGGAGCCGAGCAGGCGTCGCCCGACATCGGCACGAATCCGGACGAGTCGGAATGCCAGGTGCTCGAGGTACGGCTCGACGACGGCGAGGCGGCCGGGCAGACCATCGGCCAGGTCATCGCCTTCGAGCCGAGCACGCCCACCTTCGAACAGGGCGACCAGGTCGTGCTGTCCTACGCGGGGGCCGAGCCGACCGAGCCCACGTCCTATCGCATCGTGGACTTCCAGCGGGGCGGCTCCCTGCTGTGGCTGGCGGTCCTGTTCGCCGCGTCCGTGCTGCTGCTGGCCCGGTGGAAGGGCCTGACAGCGCTCGCGGGGCTCGCGGTGAGCTTCGGCGTGCTGACGACGTTCATCATGCCCGCGATCCTGGCGGGCGAGAACGCCGTCACCGTCGCGGTGGTGGGCGCGGGGCTGATCATGTTCGTCGTCCTCTATCTGACGCACGGCATCTCGGCCAGGACCTCGGCCGCCGTGCTGGGCACCCTGCTCAGCCTGGCGCTGATCGCCGGGCTGGGCATCCTGTTCGCCGAGCTGACCCACCTCACCGGGCTGGACGAGGAGACCGTCAACCTCATCACCATCCTGGGCACCGACGTCGATGCCAGGGGTCTGCTGCTCGCCGGGGTGATCATCGGCGCGCTCGGTGTCCTCGACGACATGACCATCAGCCAGACCAGCGCCGTCTGGGAACTGCGCAAGGCAAACCCGTCGATGGGCTGGCGAGCGCTTTATGCCGCCGGGGTGCGCATCGGCCGAGACCACATCTCGGCGGCCGTGAACACCCTCGCGCTGGCCTACGCGGGTGCGGCATTGCCACTCTTGCTGGCCTACTCGCTGTCCGGCGTCGACCTGTCGACCCTGGTCGGCGCGCAGGTCGTCGCCCAGGAGATCGTCCGAACGCTCGTCGGCAGCATCGGTCTGGTGGCCGCCGTCCCGATCACCACGGCGCTCGCCGCGCTGGTGATCACCAGGGAACCGCCCGGCCGGGCAGGCACGGCCGAGTACGACGGTCCGGACGACCCCGACGGCCGGGACGCCGCCGATCCCGACGAGGACGCGGCGGCGGACGACGGCGCGGATGCGGCGCCGCGTCCGGACTCGGCTCGACCCACGGCGGCGTCCGGCGGTGCCCGGCAGACTCGTGGAGCCGGGCGAACGGCGACGGTCCGGCCTGAGCGACCCGGGACCCGGTCGAGAACAACGGCGCCGCCTGCCGAGGCTCCGACCGCAGGTCCGTCCGACACGCCGCCGCGAGGGGCGGTGAGCAGGGAGGCTGCGGGGCCGCAGGCAGCCTCGCGAGGGAGGGCGGCGGACGACGGCGGAGCAGGCGCTGCGGACGAGCCGCCGCCCCGCGAGGGCAGGCCGCGCCCGGATCGCGGCAGGCGGGCGGGACCGCCCGAGACCGGGGCGGACCCGAGGTCGGCAGCCGCTGCCGGCGAGCCTGCCCAGCAGTCTCGGGACACGACGACGCGGCGGCCGCAACGACCGAGGCGACCGCCGCCGGACGGGGCCCCTCGATAG
- a CDS encoding peptidylprolyl isomerase: MPTNEQRRAAAKRKLERQLQRRAQRAKRRRTIAMSATVLGTVLVVGLVYFFATQGGGDDAEAAGQTDPPAASDEMPPTETTEGPCGYIIGGEPPAKEVAVPEDVDPTPAEGTVEATLTTNQGEVGVSLDRAAAPCTVQSFLHLAESGYFDESPCHRLVTSEGSLEVLQCGDPTGTGSGGPGYAVADELTGEETYGRGTLAMANAGPDTSGSQFFIVYGDSELPPSYTVFGTVDEAGLGVVDEIAEAGEATGAGDGPPNTETIIESVGIAS, from the coding sequence GTGCCCACCAACGAGCAACGTCGCGCAGCCGCCAAGCGGAAGCTTGAACGGCAGCTCCAACGCCGTGCCCAACGTGCCAAACGCCGTCGCACGATCGCGATGAGCGCGACGGTGCTGGGGACGGTCCTGGTCGTCGGCCTCGTCTACTTCTTCGCCACCCAGGGCGGGGGCGACGACGCGGAGGCCGCCGGACAGACCGATCCGCCCGCCGCCTCGGACGAGATGCCCCCGACCGAGACCACCGAGGGCCCCTGCGGCTACATCATCGGCGGCGAGCCGCCCGCCAAGGAGGTCGCGGTCCCCGAGGACGTCGATCCGACGCCCGCCGAGGGCACCGTCGAGGCCACGCTGACGACGAATCAGGGCGAGGTCGGAGTGAGCCTGGATCGTGCGGCAGCGCCGTGCACGGTACAGAGCTTCCTGCACCTCGCCGAGAGCGGCTACTTCGACGAGTCGCCCTGCCACCGGCTGGTCACCTCGGAGGGCTCCCTCGAGGTCCTCCAGTGCGGCGACCCGACGGGCACCGGCAGCGGCGGCCCCGGCTACGCCGTCGCCGACGAGCTGACCGGCGAGGAGACCTACGGCCGGGGAACGCTGGCCATGGCCAACGCGGGCCCCGACACCAGCGGCTCGCAGTTCTTCATCGTCTACGGCGACTCCGAGCTTCCCCCGTCGTACACGGTCTTCGGCACCGTCGACGAGGCCGGACTCGGCGTGGTCGACGAGATCGCCGAGGCAGGCGAGGCCACCGGTGCAGGCGACGGTCCGCCGAACACCGAGACCATCATCGAGAGCGTCGGCATCGCGAGCTGA
- a CDS encoding VOC family protein, producing MAAAVTLGLTSTAAPQDSNATASAAANSPQPTQQVARYGQPTLYGHDLVPMITFYESLGFEELYRMPEDGEGPPVFATLQNDTFFLALASADEISDATGLDFGPLPGRRRSNDLTVLVEDVDKTWRASIRAGGRPVSRPQDFWWGERGGFVSDPAGNYVHISTHNE from the coding sequence ATGGCCGCCGCAGTGACCCTCGGCCTGACGTCGACGGCGGCCCCGCAAGACTCGAACGCCACTGCGAGCGCGGCGGCGAATTCGCCACAGCCGACCCAGCAGGTGGCGCGTTACGGACAGCCGACCTTGTACGGCCACGACCTGGTTCCGATGATCACCTTTTACGAGTCTCTCGGTTTCGAGGAGTTGTACCGAATGCCGGAGGACGGCGAGGGCCCGCCGGTCTTCGCGACTCTGCAGAATGACACCTTCTTCCTTGCGCTGGCCAGTGCCGACGAGATCAGTGATGCCACCGGCCTCGACTTCGGGCCGTTGCCGGGCCGTCGACGGAGCAACGACCTCACGGTCCTCGTCGAGGACGTGGACAAGACCTGGCGGGCGTCGATCCGGGCAGGCGGCCGCCCCGTGAGCAGGCCGCAGGACTTCTGGTGGGGCGAGCGCGGCGGCTTCGTCTCCGACCCCGCAGGCAACTACGTGCACATCTCGACGCACAACGAATAG
- a CDS encoding MBL fold metallo-hydrolase, with protein sequence MLVVGFPSGPLQANCYLLAGGPDRPCVIIDPGQHVMGELADRLTEHRLTPVAVLLTHGHFDHAYSATEVSEAYDIPVWVHPGDRTLLSEPLRGVGSELARLLGPELAMSEPQRIAELTDDQAMDLAGLRITVLHTPGHTEGSVCFRAATTGGPAVDGGVEPDVLAAGDTLFAGTVGRTDLPGGDPQTMIETLRRRILPLPDDLVVLPGHGPATTIGRERSRNPFLRGLTPPEG encoded by the coding sequence GTGCTCGTCGTCGGCTTCCCCAGCGGTCCGTTGCAGGCTAACTGCTATCTGCTCGCCGGTGGACCGGACAGACCGTGCGTGATCATCGATCCAGGTCAGCATGTCATGGGGGAGCTGGCCGACAGGCTGACCGAGCATCGGCTGACTCCCGTGGCCGTCCTGCTGACCCACGGCCACTTCGACCACGCCTACTCGGCGACCGAGGTGTCCGAGGCGTACGACATCCCGGTGTGGGTGCATCCCGGCGACCGGACGCTGCTGTCCGAGCCCCTGCGCGGCGTCGGCTCGGAGCTGGCCAGACTGCTCGGACCCGAACTGGCGATGAGCGAGCCGCAGCGGATCGCCGAGCTGACCGACGACCAGGCGATGGACCTGGCGGGGCTGCGGATCACGGTCCTGCACACGCCGGGTCATACCGAGGGGTCGGTGTGCTTCCGGGCCGCGACCACAGGGGGCCCTGCCGTGGACGGCGGCGTCGAGCCGGACGTGCTGGCGGCGGGAGACACCCTCTTCGCGGGCACGGTGGGCCGCACCGACCTGCCCGGCGGCGACCCCCAGACGATGATCGAGACACTGCGTCGTCGCATCCTGCCGCTGCCGGACGACCTGGTGGTGCTCCCCGGTCACGGTCCGGCGACGACCATCGGGCGGGAACGGAGCCGCAATCCCTTCCTTCGCGGCCTGACCCCTCCGGAGGGCTGA
- a CDS encoding RelA/SpoT family protein — MPVSQDVEQASPGQAEAPRQPSATRRVRARLARRITAQRSSSVKQVLEPLAAVHRQLHPKADLALLQGAYDVAEEKHRSQRRKSGDPYITHPLAVATILAELGMDTTTLVAALLHDTVEDTDYSLDRLRTDFSDEIAHLVDGVTKLDKVKLGAAAEAETIRKMVIAMARDPRVLVIKLADRLHNMRTMRFLPPEKQARKARETLEVLAPLAHRLGMATVKWELEDLAFAILQPKKYDEIVRLVANRAPSRDTYLRGVVSQLTDNLNSARLVARVEGRPKHYYSIHQKMIVRGRDFDDIHDLVGVRILVDEVRDCYAAMGVVHALWQPMPGRFKDYIAQPRFGVYQSLHTTVIGPDGKPLEVQIRTHEMHRTAEYGIAAHWRYKETKGNNGSGTSAVEVDEMAWMRQLLDWQREAADPGDFLESLRYDLATREIFVFTPKGDVITLPTGSTPVDFAYAVHTEVGHRCIGARVNGRLVALERELENGEVVEIFTSKAEGAGPSRDWLSFTASPRARAKIKQWFAKERREEAIESGKEAIARELRRVGLPLQRLVSADSLGAVARELHYTDISTLYAAVGEHHSSAKHVVTRLMALVGGEEHAEEELAERSTPSTMHHRRRATADAGVVVKDAGDVWVKLARCCTPVPGDEILGFVTRGGGVSVHRTDCTNADELRATPERLLPVEWAPSSSSVFLVAIQVEALDRHRLLSDVTKILADERVNILSASVTTTRDRVAVSRFSFEMGDPKHLGHVLKAVRNIEGVYDVYRVTSTA, encoded by the coding sequence ATGCCGGTGAGTCAGGACGTCGAACAGGCCTCGCCGGGCCAGGCTGAGGCGCCGAGGCAGCCGTCGGCCACCCGTCGCGTCCGGGCCAGGCTCGCCCGCCGCATCACGGCTCAGCGGTCCTCTTCGGTCAAACAGGTGCTCGAGCCCCTGGCGGCCGTGCACCGGCAACTGCACCCGAAGGCCGATCTCGCGCTTCTGCAGGGCGCCTACGACGTGGCCGAGGAGAAGCACCGCAGTCAGCGACGCAAGTCCGGCGACCCCTACATCACCCACCCGCTCGCGGTGGCCACCATCCTGGCCGAGCTGGGCATGGACACCACCACCCTGGTCGCGGCCCTGCTCCACGACACGGTTGAGGACACCGACTACTCGCTCGACCGGCTGCGCACCGACTTCAGCGACGAGATCGCCCACCTCGTGGACGGGGTGACCAAGCTCGACAAGGTCAAGCTCGGCGCAGCCGCCGAGGCCGAGACGATTCGCAAGATGGTCATCGCGATGGCCCGTGATCCTCGGGTCCTGGTCATCAAGCTCGCCGACCGGCTGCACAACATGCGCACCATGCGCTTCCTCCCGCCGGAGAAGCAGGCCCGCAAGGCCCGCGAGACCCTGGAGGTACTGGCTCCGCTGGCACATCGGCTAGGCATGGCGACCGTCAAGTGGGAACTGGAGGACCTGGCCTTCGCCATCCTCCAGCCCAAGAAGTACGACGAGATCGTTCGGCTGGTCGCCAACCGCGCCCCCTCGCGCGACACCTACCTGCGAGGCGTGGTCAGCCAGCTCACCGACAATCTGAACAGCGCCCGGCTGGTCGCCAGGGTCGAGGGCAGGCCCAAGCACTACTACTCGATCCACCAGAAGATGATCGTGCGGGGCCGCGACTTCGACGACATCCACGATCTGGTCGGCGTGCGCATCCTGGTCGACGAGGTGCGGGACTGCTACGCGGCGATGGGCGTCGTCCACGCACTCTGGCAGCCGATGCCCGGCCGGTTCAAGGACTACATCGCCCAGCCTCGGTTCGGCGTCTACCAGTCGCTGCACACGACCGTCATCGGCCCGGACGGCAAGCCGCTCGAAGTGCAGATCCGCACCCACGAGATGCACCGCACCGCCGAGTACGGCATCGCAGCGCACTGGCGGTACAAGGAGACCAAGGGCAACAACGGCAGCGGCACCTCCGCCGTCGAGGTCGACGAGATGGCGTGGATGCGCCAGCTGCTCGACTGGCAGCGCGAGGCGGCCGATCCCGGCGACTTCCTGGAGTCGCTGCGATACGACCTCGCGACCCGCGAGATCTTCGTCTTCACGCCCAAGGGCGATGTCATCACGTTGCCCACGGGTTCCACGCCCGTCGACTTCGCCTACGCCGTGCACACCGAGGTCGGCCACCGCTGCATCGGCGCCAGGGTCAACGGCAGGCTCGTGGCGCTGGAGCGCGAGCTGGAGAACGGCGAGGTCGTCGAGATCTTCACCTCGAAGGCCGAGGGCGCCGGGCCCAGCCGGGACTGGCTGTCCTTCACCGCCTCGCCGCGCGCGCGGGCCAAGATCAAGCAATGGTTCGCCAAGGAGCGCCGCGAGGAGGCCATCGAGAGCGGCAAGGAGGCCATCGCCCGCGAGCTGCGGCGGGTCGGCCTGCCGCTGCAGCGGCTCGTCTCGGCGGACTCCCTCGGCGCGGTCGCGCGCGAGTTGCACTACACCGACATCAGCACGCTGTACGCGGCGGTCGGGGAGCATCACTCCTCGGCCAAGCACGTCGTCACCCGCCTGATGGCGCTGGTCGGCGGCGAGGAGCATGCCGAGGAGGAGCTGGCCGAGCGGTCGACCCCCTCCACGATGCATCACCGCAGGCGGGCCACCGCCGACGCGGGCGTCGTCGTGAAGGACGCGGGCGACGTGTGGGTCAAGCTCGCGCGCTGCTGCACGCCCGTGCCCGGCGACGAGATCCTCGGCTTCGTCACGCGGGGCGGCGGGGTCAGCGTGCACCGCACCGACTGCACCAACGCCGACGAACTGCGTGCCACGCCCGAGCGGCTGCTCCCGGTGGAGTGGGCGCCGTCCTCCTCCTCGGTGTTCCTGGTGGCCATTCAGGTCGAGGCGCTCGATCGGCACCGGCTGCTCTCCGACGTCACGAAGATCCTCGCCGACGAGCGGGTCAACATCCTCTCGGCCTCGGTCACCACCACCAGGGACCGGGTGGCGGTCAGCCGCTTCTCCTTCGAGATGGGCGACCCGAAGCACCTCGGCCACGTGTTGAAGGCGGTCCGCAACATCGAGGGCGTCTACGACGTCTACCGGGTGACCTCCACCGCCTGA
- the ruvB gene encoding Holliday junction branch migration DNA helicase RuvB, whose translation MSPHAEPAEQDVESTLRPRDLSEFIGQPRVREQLELVLSGALRRGRPPDHVLLSGPPGLGKTSLSMIIAAELGSALRVTSGPAMERAGDLAAMLSNLVEGDVLFIDEIHRIARPAEEMLYLAMEDLRVDVVVGKGPGATSIPLEIAPFTLVGATTRAGSLTGPLRDRFGFTAHMEFYSPAELEQVLRRSAAILGVALHPEGADEIAGRSRGTPRIANRLLRRVRDFAEVRADGTVTRSVARAALEVYEVDELGLDRLDLAVLGALVRSFGGGPVGVSTLAVAVGEQPSTVEEVCEPFLVRAGMLARTPRGRVATAAAWHHLGLTPPPEAVGGTGSLFAMDQD comes from the coding sequence CTGTCGCCGCACGCCGAGCCTGCGGAGCAGGACGTCGAGTCGACGCTGCGACCCCGCGACCTCAGCGAGTTCATCGGCCAGCCCCGCGTCCGCGAGCAGCTCGAACTGGTGCTCTCCGGGGCGTTGCGGCGCGGCAGGCCGCCGGACCACGTCCTGCTCTCCGGGCCGCCCGGCCTCGGCAAGACCAGCCTCTCGATGATCATCGCCGCCGAGCTGGGCTCGGCGCTGCGGGTCACCTCGGGGCCCGCGATGGAGCGTGCGGGCGACCTGGCCGCGATGCTGTCCAACCTCGTCGAGGGCGACGTGTTGTTCATCGACGAGATCCACCGCATCGCCCGGCCCGCCGAGGAGATGCTGTATCTGGCGATGGAGGACCTCCGCGTCGACGTGGTGGTCGGCAAGGGGCCGGGCGCGACGAGCATCCCGTTGGAGATCGCCCCGTTCACCCTCGTCGGGGCGACCACGCGGGCGGGTTCGCTGACGGGCCCGCTGCGGGACCGGTTCGGCTTCACCGCGCATATGGAGTTCTACAGTCCCGCCGAGTTGGAACAGGTGCTGCGGCGGTCCGCTGCGATCCTGGGGGTGGCCCTGCACCCGGAGGGCGCGGACGAGATCGCGGGCCGGTCTCGCGGCACACCCCGGATCGCCAATCGCCTGCTGCGTCGGGTCCGTGACTTCGCCGAGGTCCGAGCGGACGGCACCGTGACGAGGTCGGTGGCCAGGGCCGCACTGGAGGTCTACGAGGTCGACGAGCTCGGTCTGGATCGACTGGACCTCGCGGTCCTCGGCGCCCTGGTCCGATCGTTCGGCGGCGGCCCGGTGGGGGTGTCGACGCTGGCGGTCGCGGTCGGTGAACAGCCGTCCACCGTCGAGGAGGTCTGCGAGCCGTTCCTGGTCCGGGCCGGGATGCTGGCCAGGACTCCGAGAGGCCGGGTCGCCACCGCCGCTGCCTGGCATCACCTCGGTCTCACACCGCCGCCGGAGGCCGTCGGCGGCACCGGATCACTCTTCGCGATGGATCAGGACTAG
- the ruvA gene encoding Holliday junction branch migration protein RuvA, protein MIASVRGRVQAVALDHVVVEVAGIGLAVRTTPATLATLRRGDEAELMTSLVIREDSWTLYGFVDADARTLFELVQTVSGIGPRIALAMLAVLEPDQLRHAVSDGDLTALTQVPGIGRKGAERLVVELRDKVGPAGSAGAGLPSSAVSQVRPSVVDALVGLGFTGKQAEQAVDAVLAEPDGPDDTAGVLRRSLAILGRKR, encoded by the coding sequence ATGATCGCTTCGGTACGCGGCCGGGTGCAGGCGGTCGCCCTCGACCACGTGGTGGTGGAGGTCGCAGGCATCGGCCTGGCGGTTCGCACGACGCCTGCGACGCTGGCCACACTGCGGCGAGGCGACGAGGCCGAGCTGATGACCAGCCTGGTGATCCGGGAGGACTCCTGGACGCTCTACGGATTCGTCGACGCCGACGCGCGGACGCTCTTCGAACTCGTGCAGACGGTCTCGGGCATCGGGCCCCGGATCGCACTGGCCATGCTGGCGGTCCTGGAACCCGACCAGCTTCGACACGCGGTGTCCGACGGCGATCTCACGGCCTTGACCCAGGTGCCGGGCATCGGCAGGAAGGGTGCGGAGCGGCTCGTCGTCGAGCTGCGAGACAAGGTCGGCCCCGCAGGGTCCGCCGGAGCCGGTCTGCCGAGTTCCGCCGTCTCGCAAGTCCGGCCGAGCGTGGTCGACGCGCTGGTCGGACTCGGCTTCACCGGCAAGCAGGCCGAACAGGCGGTGGACGCCGTGCTTGCCGAACCGGACGGGCCCGACGACACCGCCGGGGTGCTCCGGCGGTCGCTGGCGATACTGGGGCGCAAGAGATAG
- a CDS encoding VOC family protein produces the protein MSITGVQLFSVPVSDQDKALEFYVDKLGFELILDRDLGGRRWLQVAPKGSTTSIVLVTWYPSLVPGSVRGLMLLTSDIDADCARLSAAGVPVDGPQDLPWGRQADITDPDGNIIGLTTPPPAWN, from the coding sequence ATGAGTATTACTGGCGTTCAGCTGTTCTCGGTTCCGGTGTCCGATCAGGACAAGGCACTGGAGTTCTACGTCGACAAGCTCGGATTCGAGTTGATCCTCGATCGAGATCTGGGCGGGCGACGATGGCTCCAGGTCGCACCGAAGGGATCGACCACCAGCATCGTGCTGGTCACCTGGTATCCGAGTCTGGTCCCCGGCAGCGTGCGCGGACTAATGCTGCTGACCTCGGACATCGACGCGGACTGCGCACGACTGTCGGCGGCCGGAGTCCCGGTGGACGGCCCGCAGGACCTGCCGTGGGGACGTCAGGCCGACATCACCGACCCGGACGGCAACATCATCGGCCTGACCACTCCGCCGCCCGCCTGGAACTGA